One genomic region from Nocardia vinacea encodes:
- a CDS encoding TIGR03617 family F420-dependent LLM class oxidoreductase has protein sequence MKIDLQLNGRPDEAVSRAAELIACGADGLFTFEGPHDVFLPLTLAATGAEPVDLMTNVAIALPRSPVHLAHAAYDLHLLSRGRFRLGLGSQTRAHIDKRYGGQWSQPAARMREAVLAVKAILGSWQHGTPLRFEGEFTRHTLMPPTFDPGTNPYGVPEICLGALGPIMTRTAAEVADGLLVMPFNSVRHFAERTQPAIAEGLARAGRDAAELAIYPQVIVAMGRTAGELEAAAVGVRRLLAFYGSTPAYRPVLDVEGWGELQPELNTLSKRGQVTAMTELIDHRMLETLAVYGTPEECAAGIMARFGAVADRICCYFPGYAVADAHIRDLVAQLQVA, from the coding sequence ATGAAGATCGATCTCCAGCTGAACGGTCGTCCCGACGAAGCCGTCTCGCGGGCAGCCGAATTGATCGCGTGCGGCGCCGACGGCCTGTTCACCTTCGAAGGGCCCCACGATGTCTTCCTGCCGCTGACCCTGGCGGCGACCGGCGCCGAACCCGTCGACCTGATGACCAACGTCGCCATCGCTCTCCCGCGCAGCCCCGTGCACCTGGCGCATGCAGCCTACGATCTGCATCTGCTCAGCCGCGGCCGGTTCCGGCTGGGCCTGGGTTCGCAGACCCGCGCGCACATCGACAAGCGGTACGGCGGCCAGTGGTCGCAGCCGGCGGCACGGATGCGGGAAGCGGTGCTGGCGGTCAAGGCCATTCTCGGCTCCTGGCAGCACGGCACGCCACTGCGCTTCGAGGGCGAATTCACCCGGCACACCCTGATGCCGCCCACCTTCGACCCCGGCACCAATCCCTATGGTGTGCCGGAGATCTGCCTCGGCGCGCTCGGCCCGATCATGACCAGAACCGCGGCCGAGGTGGCCGACGGGCTACTGGTCATGCCGTTCAACAGTGTCAGGCATTTCGCCGAGCGCACCCAGCCTGCCATCGCCGAGGGCCTGGCGCGCGCCGGTCGCGATGCCGCGGAGCTGGCGATCTATCCACAGGTGATCGTCGCGATGGGCCGGACCGCCGGCGAACTCGAGGCCGCCGCCGTCGGCGTCCGCCGGCTGCTCGCCTTCTACGGATCGACGCCCGCCTACCGTCCGGTCCTCGATGTCGAGGGCTGGGGTGAGCTCCAGCCCGAACTGAACACGCTGTCCAAGCGCGGCCAGGTCACCGCGATGACCGAACTGATCGATCACCGGATGCTGGAGACACTCGCCGTCTACGGCACGCCCGAAGAATGCGCCGCCGGGATCATGGCGCGCTTCGGTGCCGTCGCCGACCGGATCTGTTGCTATTTCCCGGGTTACGCCGTCGCCGACGCACACATCAGGGACCTGGTCGCGCAATTGCAGGTCGCATGA
- a CDS encoding NADH:flavin oxidoreductase, with protein MDPLFSPLRVRSLTLPNRIVMSPMTRRHSPAGVPGADVAAYYRRRADGGTGLVTTEGIGIDHPTAVDCVKVPRLHGESALAGWRHVVDGVHEAGGRIVPQLWHVGPLWGAMSAVDPTPTPLRPSGLWGRVGRTGYPQRYLTWATTPTAAMTERDIEDVIAAYVRSARNAVDVGFDGIALHAGHGYLLDAFLWDATNQRTDHWGGDLRRRTNFPVEVVRAVRRAIGPDLPIFYRFSQHKQQDYTARIARTPDELAVILTALVEAGVDVLDASTHRFDQPAFDGSDLTLAGWAKKLTGAPSMAVGSIGLSKSLRENGIPEPASLDEVYRRLSDEEFDLVAIGRLHLADPALAHTLRSGGPLPAFDRERHAGVLF; from the coding sequence GTGGACCCCCTGTTCTCGCCGCTGCGCGTCAGATCGCTGACGCTGCCCAACCGCATCGTCATGTCCCCCATGACCCGGCGGCACTCGCCGGCCGGAGTACCCGGCGCCGACGTCGCCGCCTACTACCGCAGGCGAGCCGACGGCGGCACCGGGCTGGTCACCACCGAGGGCATCGGGATCGATCACCCGACGGCGGTCGACTGTGTGAAAGTGCCTCGGCTGCACGGTGAATCGGCGCTGGCCGGATGGCGCCACGTGGTCGACGGTGTGCACGAGGCGGGCGGCCGGATCGTGCCGCAGCTCTGGCACGTCGGCCCGCTGTGGGGTGCGATGAGTGCGGTGGACCCGACACCGACCCCGCTCCGGCCGTCCGGGCTGTGGGGCCGGGTCGGCCGCACCGGATACCCGCAGCGGTACCTGACCTGGGCCACCACCCCGACCGCCGCGATGACCGAGCGCGACATCGAGGACGTCATCGCCGCCTACGTACGCTCGGCGCGCAATGCCGTCGACGTCGGCTTCGACGGCATCGCCCTGCACGCGGGCCACGGCTACCTCCTCGACGCGTTCCTCTGGGACGCCACCAACCAGCGCACCGACCACTGGGGCGGCGACCTGCGCCGACGGACGAACTTTCCGGTCGAAGTGGTGCGCGCGGTCCGCCGCGCGATCGGCCCCGACCTGCCGATCTTCTACCGGTTCTCCCAGCACAAGCAGCAGGACTACACCGCCCGCATCGCCCGCACCCCGGACGAGCTAGCCGTGATCCTCACCGCCCTGGTCGAGGCGGGCGTCGACGTTCTCGACGCCAGCACCCACCGTTTCGACCAGCCCGCCTTCGACGGCAGCGACCTGACCCTGGCCGGTTGGGCCAAGAAGCTGACCGGGGCGCCGAGCATGGCCGTCGGCAGCATCGGTCTGAGTAAGTCGTTGCGCGAGAACGGCATTCCCGAACCCGCATCGCTCGACGAGGTGTACCGGCGGTTGTCGGACGAGGAGTTCGATCTGGTCGCGATCGGCCGCCTCCATCTGGCCGACCCGGCCCTGGCCCATACCCTCCGCTCCGGCGGCCCGCTCCCCGCGTTCGACCGTGAGCGTCACGCGGGCGTGCTGTTCTGA
- a CDS encoding dihydroxy-acid dehydratase, with protein sequence MTRTRGRGHQSSGGVTTSRGPLALVCNGDRIRLDVPNRTVDLLVDDEELDIRRTRPGAAPPA encoded by the coding sequence ATCACTCGCACCCGAGGGCGCGGTCATCAAAGCAGCGGCGGCGTCACCACATCGCGGGGCCCTCTCGCACTCGTGTGCAACGGCGATCGCATTCGCCTCGATGTACCCAACCGCACCGTTGATCTCCTCGTCGACGATGAGGAACTCGACATACGCCGTACCCGACCTGGTGCTGCACCTCCAGCATGA
- a CDS encoding helix-turn-helix transcriptional regulator, protein MSDNPAPDDAQAAHSDGLDQRAELSEFLRTRRARLEPGDVGIPWQGRHRRVPGLRREELAQLAGVSVAYYTRLEQGNGRNVSAEVLDSIARALRLTDAEHAHLTHLAKPKQLRRKYRAPKQQQVRVTLQQLLESMDRMPAYVAGARSEILAWNQMAAALFGDWGQLPHAERNWARLTFLSPDYRRLFLDWDSKASDMVSYLRLYAGQHPDDPELSALVGELSVKSEEFRRLWATHDVKEKGHGVKRMRHPLVGELTLAYETLYLPDDAEQYLCVYHAEPGSPSAEALCLLASWGTDAAQAPINSTRP, encoded by the coding sequence ATGAGCGACAATCCTGCCCCGGACGACGCTCAGGCCGCCCACTCCGACGGCCTGGACCAGCGCGCCGAGCTCAGCGAGTTCTTGCGTACGCGCCGGGCCCGGCTCGAGCCGGGTGACGTAGGGATTCCCTGGCAAGGGCGGCACCGGCGGGTGCCGGGCCTGCGTCGCGAGGAACTGGCTCAGCTGGCCGGGGTCTCGGTGGCTTACTACACACGGCTGGAGCAGGGCAACGGGCGCAATGTGTCGGCGGAGGTGCTCGACTCGATCGCGCGCGCCCTGCGGCTGACCGACGCCGAGCACGCGCACCTGACCCACCTCGCCAAGCCCAAGCAACTGCGGCGCAAGTATCGGGCACCCAAGCAGCAGCAGGTGCGGGTCACGTTGCAGCAACTGCTGGAGTCGATGGACAGGATGCCCGCGTACGTGGCCGGGGCGCGGTCGGAGATCCTCGCCTGGAACCAGATGGCGGCGGCGCTCTTCGGCGACTGGGGGCAGCTGCCGCACGCCGAACGCAATTGGGCGCGGCTGACCTTTCTTTCTCCCGACTACCGGCGGCTGTTCCTGGACTGGGATTCCAAGGCGTCCGACATGGTCAGCTATCTGCGGCTGTACGCGGGCCAGCATCCGGACGACCCGGAGCTGTCGGCGCTGGTGGGGGAACTATCGGTCAAGAGCGAGGAGTTCCGGCGGCTGTGGGCCACGCATGACGTGAAGGAAAAGGGGCATGGTGTGAAGCGGATGCGGCACCCTCTGGTCGGTGAGCTGACCCTGGCGTACGAGACGTTGTACCTCCCGGACGACGCGGAGCAGTACCTGTGTGTCTACCACGCGGAACCGGGCTCGCCGTCGGCGGAGGCGCTGTGTCTCCTGGCCAGCTGGGGCACGGACGCCGCCCAAGCGCCCATCAACTCAACCCGCCCCTGA
- a CDS encoding phosphotransferase family protein, which produces MTVLPPRWRCFPTTTCCGRCWSCDGSPIPPIAVPTVRWLDREGTALGSPYFVMDSIEGSAPGDLPSYHCAGLYFDAEPEEWARMWWGPVDTIAQIHQLDWRALNLDFLAFPQFGAAPLEQLIGYIESAPAWASDTQPPALRRATEWLRANLYEPEHVTLCWGDARMSNILYDSEFRVTGVLNWEIAYIGDHEADLAWMLFLDWACSEYQDTERLPGTPTREETIARYEQRSGMTVRNLRYNEILAAVLLSIPLLRMAHRLQLPPEIDVTAFCAAGIEQLLRDP; this is translated from the coding sequence GTGACGGTCCTCCCCCCGAGGTGGCGCTGTTTCCCGACTACGACCTGCTGCGGCAGGTGCTGGTCATGCGACGGCTCGCCGATACCCCCCATCGCCGTTCCCACCGTCCGCTGGCTCGACCGTGAGGGAACCGCGCTCGGCAGTCCGTATTTCGTGATGGACAGCATCGAGGGCAGCGCGCCCGGCGATCTGCCGTCCTATCACTGCGCCGGGCTGTACTTCGACGCCGAGCCGGAAGAGTGGGCCCGGATGTGGTGGGGGCCTGTCGACACCATCGCCCAGATCCATCAACTCGACTGGCGTGCGCTGAATCTGGACTTCCTGGCGTTCCCCCAGTTCGGCGCAGCTCCGCTCGAACAGCTCATCGGCTACATCGAGTCCGCGCCGGCGTGGGCGTCGGACACCCAGCCGCCCGCCCTGCGCCGCGCGACCGAATGGTTGCGGGCCAACCTCTACGAGCCCGAGCACGTCACCCTCTGCTGGGGCGACGCCCGAATGTCGAACATCCTCTACGACAGCGAATTCCGGGTCACGGGTGTCCTCAACTGGGAGATCGCCTACATCGGCGACCACGAGGCCGACCTCGCCTGGATGCTGTTCCTGGATTGGGCGTGCTCGGAATACCAGGACACCGAACGACTTCCGGGAACACCCACCCGGGAGGAAACGATCGCTCGCTACGAGCAACGCAGCGGGATGACGGTGCGCAACCTGCGCTACAACGAGATACTGGCGGCCGTCCTGCTCAGTATCCCGCTGCTGCGGATGGCGCACCGGCTACAGCTACCGCCGGAGATCGATGTGACCGCGTTCTGCGCTGCAGGGATCGAGCAGCTGCTCCGCGACCCCTAG
- a CDS encoding IclR family transcriptional regulator: MTVEDHDEQGRVDGRTGIQSVEIAMRVLEALSAGGGPMGLSTLAQASEMAPSKVHRYLVSLGRAGLTSQESSSGLYDFGPAMRRLGAESLRRTNEVAVTSSHAEALRNRTGHSVNVAVWGDQGPIVVSWAYGTRPLPLTVRVGATLPLLSSSVGQIFLAYLPVSLTRELCDREMSTAPDWDDQRVLAAQDTTRQQGFTVTTGGVIPGIVSVAAPVFAAGDPLPLAVSVVLPGIESTSEHLDELTAELLDAVSAASADLGNGRNRLG, translated from the coding sequence GTGACAGTCGAGGACCATGACGAACAGGGGCGGGTGGACGGACGAACCGGCATCCAGTCCGTCGAGATCGCGATGCGAGTACTCGAGGCCTTGTCGGCAGGTGGTGGCCCGATGGGCTTGTCGACGCTTGCGCAAGCCAGCGAGATGGCGCCGAGCAAGGTGCACCGCTATCTCGTCAGCCTCGGTCGTGCGGGTTTGACATCCCAGGAATCTTCTTCGGGGCTCTACGATTTCGGTCCGGCGATGCGCCGCCTCGGAGCGGAGTCGCTGCGCCGGACGAATGAAGTGGCTGTGACGAGCAGCCACGCCGAGGCGCTGCGAAACCGTACCGGACATTCAGTGAACGTTGCGGTGTGGGGAGATCAAGGCCCGATCGTCGTGAGTTGGGCGTACGGAACGCGCCCGCTCCCGCTCACTGTGCGGGTCGGCGCAACCTTGCCGCTGCTGTCCTCGTCGGTAGGCCAGATCTTTCTCGCCTACCTGCCGGTTTCGCTCACGCGCGAGTTGTGCGATCGCGAGATGTCTACCGCGCCCGACTGGGACGATCAGCGCGTTCTGGCCGCTCAGGACACCACGCGTCAACAGGGTTTCACAGTCACGACAGGTGGTGTCATTCCCGGCATTGTGTCCGTCGCGGCGCCCGTATTCGCCGCCGGAGACCCGTTGCCCCTGGCGGTCTCAGTCGTCCTTCCCGGCATCGAGAGCACAAGCGAGCATCTCGACGAGCTGACCGCGGAGCTGCTCGACGCGGTGTCGGCGGCCTCGGCCGATCTCGGCAATGGCCGGAATCGTCTGGGTTGA
- a CDS encoding amidohydrolase family protein, with product MKLIGLEEHFVTPELVGYGNSTASIAQPAAWAEASRRLLDLTEERIVEMDAAGLDMQVLSLNSPGIQAEADAGNAVRQTITVNDFLAGVIAEHPDRFSGFAALPLQDPVAAAAELERAVTQLGLKGALVNAHTQGRYLDDPTMRVVWERAEALDVPLYLHPANGVDTSHVFSGHPELVGPMWSWGVDTATHVLRLIFGGVFDDFPKAKLLLGHMGEGLAFVLWRMDSRWSFHAHHGIELAKGVPSAYLKDNLYITTSGVCSAPPLLAALLALGPEHILFGTDYPFESIETATDFLRSAPISDADRAKIGHLNAERLLHLDVAAPAPALV from the coding sequence ATGAAACTGATCGGGCTGGAAGAACACTTTGTGACACCCGAATTGGTGGGATACGGCAACTCGACGGCCTCGATCGCGCAACCCGCCGCGTGGGCCGAGGCATCCCGCCGACTCCTCGACCTCACCGAGGAGCGGATTGTCGAGATGGACGCCGCCGGTCTCGACATGCAGGTGCTTTCCCTCAACTCACCCGGCATACAAGCCGAAGCGGACGCGGGGAACGCTGTGCGTCAGACGATCACCGTCAATGACTTCCTCGCCGGCGTCATCGCGGAGCACCCAGACCGCTTCTCAGGTTTCGCCGCCCTACCGCTGCAGGATCCGGTGGCCGCGGCAGCAGAACTCGAACGTGCCGTCACGCAACTCGGCCTCAAAGGTGCACTGGTCAACGCGCATACTCAGGGCCGATACCTCGACGACCCAACGATGCGCGTGGTGTGGGAACGCGCTGAGGCGCTGGATGTCCCGCTCTACCTCCACCCGGCCAACGGTGTCGACACCTCGCATGTCTTCAGTGGCCATCCGGAACTGGTGGGACCGATGTGGAGCTGGGGTGTCGACACGGCCACGCATGTACTGCGGCTGATCTTCGGCGGCGTCTTCGATGACTTTCCGAAAGCGAAGCTGCTACTCGGCCACATGGGTGAGGGGCTGGCGTTCGTGCTGTGGCGGATGGACTCGCGCTGGAGCTTCCACGCCCACCATGGCATCGAGCTGGCCAAGGGGGTTCCGTCGGCGTATCTGAAGGACAACCTCTACATCACCACGAGCGGCGTGTGTTCGGCACCGCCTCTGCTGGCCGCGCTGCTCGCACTCGGGCCCGAGCACATCCTATTCGGTACCGATTATCCGTTCGAGTCCATCGAGACCGCGACCGATTTCCTCCGCAGCGCCCCGATCAGCGACGCGGACCGCGCCAAGATCGGGCATCTCAATGCCGAACGGCTGCTGCATCTCGACGTCGCCGCGCCCGCACCGGCACTCGTCTGA
- a CDS encoding bifunctional 3-(3-hydroxy-phenyl)propionate/3-hydroxycinnamic acid hydroxylase yields the protein MTTKAEYDVAVIGYGPVGMVTAALLGRSGHRVVVLERYATLYNRPRAAIFDDETMRTFDRLGIANSLEPKMHRQTSYEWRNGSGELLIEHSFAEIGRQGWAEWYMMYQPDLEDALDACVRLLPNVTVRMNTPVTGIEQASDQVALTLSNGAAPVTATYVVACDGGNSFTREFLDIGQEDYGFSEPWMVCDFRLTGGAAPPKARQVCDPVQPISVIALGHEHHRFSFMLDSEESFATESDPESVWRRVAAYLTPDQAELIRAATYTFRSLVAQRWRIERVLLAGDAAHQMPPFLGQGMCSGIRDAQNIAFKLDAVLAGIDSDILDTYQSEREPHVRAVIEKGIELGRIQTVRDPKLAAERDARLLAQRAEMHVPEKLRFPGLGPGLRTDTPQAGYLMPQGMVAAEQRKGRFDEIVGTGFVLLVDERHGNSAPPPHADLRVVTLGVDIDDTDDGTYTSWFDEHSCAAVLWRPDFYIYGTASTAADISALVNTLESALRPVESLVPTGTA from the coding sequence ATGACGACCAAGGCTGAATACGACGTCGCGGTGATCGGGTACGGGCCGGTCGGTATGGTCACCGCCGCACTGCTCGGACGGTCCGGACACCGGGTGGTTGTGCTCGAGCGCTACGCGACCCTTTACAACCGTCCCCGTGCCGCGATCTTCGATGACGAAACGATGCGCACGTTCGACCGGCTCGGGATTGCCAACAGCCTCGAACCGAAGATGCACCGGCAGACCAGCTACGAATGGCGCAACGGCTCCGGCGAACTGCTGATCGAGCATTCCTTCGCCGAGATCGGCAGGCAGGGTTGGGCCGAGTGGTACATGATGTATCAACCCGATCTCGAGGATGCACTCGACGCATGTGTCCGATTACTGCCGAATGTGACGGTCCGGATGAACACCCCGGTCACGGGTATCGAACAAGCTTCGGACCAGGTGGCACTCACACTGTCGAACGGTGCCGCGCCGGTCACTGCGACGTACGTCGTAGCCTGCGACGGCGGCAACAGCTTCACTCGCGAGTTCCTCGACATCGGACAAGAGGACTACGGCTTCTCCGAACCCTGGATGGTCTGCGACTTCCGCCTGACCGGTGGCGCCGCCCCACCGAAGGCACGTCAGGTGTGCGACCCGGTCCAGCCGATCTCGGTGATCGCACTCGGACATGAACATCACCGCTTCAGCTTCATGCTCGATTCGGAGGAGTCCTTCGCGACCGAATCGGATCCGGAATCCGTGTGGCGGCGAGTCGCCGCATACCTCACACCCGATCAGGCCGAACTGATTCGCGCGGCGACATACACCTTCCGGTCACTGGTGGCGCAGCGCTGGCGTATCGAGCGGGTACTGCTGGCCGGCGACGCCGCCCACCAGATGCCGCCCTTCCTCGGCCAAGGCATGTGCTCCGGTATTCGCGACGCCCAGAATATCGCCTTCAAGCTGGACGCGGTTCTCGCCGGTATCGACTCCGACATACTCGACACCTACCAGAGCGAGCGGGAGCCGCACGTGCGCGCCGTAATCGAGAAGGGCATCGAACTCGGACGGATCCAGACCGTTCGTGATCCGAAGCTCGCCGCTGAACGCGACGCCCGATTGCTCGCCCAGCGCGCCGAAATGCACGTTCCAGAGAAGCTCCGGTTCCCCGGCCTCGGCCCGGGCCTACGCACCGACACCCCCCAGGCCGGCTACTTGATGCCGCAAGGGATGGTTGCTGCCGAACAACGGAAAGGCCGTTTCGACGAGATCGTCGGAACCGGATTCGTCCTTCTTGTCGACGAACGGCACGGCAACTCGGCTCCGCCGCCGCATGCCGACCTGCGCGTGGTCACACTCGGCGTCGACATCGACGACACCGACGACGGCACCTACACCTCCTGGTTCGACGAGCACAGCTGTGCAGCGGTGCTCTGGCGACCGGACTTCTACATCTATGGCACGGCATCGACGGCCGCGGACATTTCGGCTCTGGTGAACACACTGGAGTCCGCTCTGCGGCCCGTCGAATCACTTGTGCCCACCGGAACAGCGTGA
- a CDS encoding NAD(P)-dependent alcohol dehydrogenase, producing MTTTVAAYAAPSAKAPLERTTIERRTLGEHDVLIAIKFAGICHSDIHQARAGWGEAIFPMVPGHEIAGVVEAVGSGVTKFKVGDRVGVGCMVDSCRECEPCRNGQEQHCVQGNVQTYNGIGKDGEPTYGGYSQKVVVAEAFTVRIPEGLPLDVAAPLLCAGITTYSPLKHWGAGPGKKVAVIGLGGLGHMGVKIAHALGAEVTVLSQSLRKKDDGLKLGADHYYATSDPKTFEELAGSFDIILSTVSAPLNFGAYLSLLKTAGALVNVGAPEEPISLNLFSLIGGAKILAGSMIGGIAETQEMLDFCAEHGLGAEIELIEASQINEAYERVDNSDVRYRFVIDTATI from the coding sequence ATGACCACCACTGTTGCCGCATATGCCGCGCCCAGCGCCAAGGCTCCGCTGGAGCGCACCACCATCGAGCGCCGCACGCTCGGCGAGCACGACGTACTGATCGCCATCAAGTTCGCCGGGATCTGCCACTCCGACATTCACCAGGCCCGTGCGGGCTGGGGTGAGGCCATCTTCCCGATGGTCCCGGGGCACGAGATCGCCGGCGTCGTCGAGGCGGTCGGTTCCGGTGTGACGAAGTTCAAGGTCGGCGACCGCGTCGGCGTCGGCTGCATGGTCGACTCCTGCCGCGAATGCGAGCCCTGCCGCAACGGCCAGGAGCAGCACTGTGTGCAGGGAAATGTGCAGACCTACAACGGCATCGGCAAGGACGGCGAACCCACCTACGGCGGCTACTCACAGAAGGTCGTCGTCGCCGAGGCATTCACCGTACGCATCCCCGAGGGCCTCCCCCTCGACGTCGCGGCGCCGCTGCTGTGCGCCGGCATCACCACGTACTCCCCGCTCAAGCACTGGGGCGCCGGCCCCGGCAAGAAGGTCGCTGTGATCGGCCTGGGCGGCCTGGGACATATGGGCGTCAAGATCGCCCACGCTCTCGGCGCGGAAGTCACCGTCCTGTCGCAGTCGCTGCGCAAGAAGGACGACGGCCTGAAGCTGGGCGCCGACCACTACTACGCCACCAGCGATCCGAAAACGTTCGAGGAGCTGGCCGGTTCCTTCGACATCATCCTCTCCACGGTGTCCGCGCCGCTGAACTTCGGCGCCTACCTGAGCCTGCTGAAGACGGCCGGCGCGCTGGTGAACGTGGGCGCTCCCGAGGAACCCATCTCGCTGAACCTGTTCTCGCTGATCGGGGGCGCCAAGATCCTCGCCGGCTCCATGATCGGCGGCATCGCCGAGACCCAGGAGATGCTCGACTTCTGCGCCGAGCACGGCCTGGGCGCAGAAATCGAGCTGATCGAGGCGAGCCAGATCAACGAAGCGTACGAACGGGTCGACAACTCGGACGTGCGCTACCGCTTCGTGATCGACACGGCCACGATCTGA
- a CDS encoding enoyl-CoA hydratase/isomerase family protein, whose protein sequence is MSDVRIDIADGVAVVTLDRPERRNAFTAAMGRALGRAYRDLNADDDVRVIVLTGAAPAFCAGADLGGGATTFEKPDSAAFSASPVDPPAFALRKPVIAAVNGHAIGIGLTLAMQADIRLVADAARYAIPQVRLGVVPDAMAHWTVAKVAGMSVAADILLSGRTFDGPEAVRLGLATRCLPAADVLPAALAMAADMAANVAPMSAALSKRLLWDTAIHGYDPTRVAELETELHLRVMGTPDAAEGMRARLGRRKPAWSARLSSEWEDLPQF, encoded by the coding sequence ATGAGCGACGTGCGGATCGACATCGCCGACGGCGTCGCGGTGGTGACATTGGACCGGCCCGAGCGCCGCAATGCCTTCACCGCCGCGATGGGGCGCGCGCTCGGCCGGGCGTACCGCGATCTGAATGCCGACGACGATGTCCGGGTCATCGTGCTGACCGGCGCCGCCCCGGCCTTCTGCGCCGGAGCGGATCTGGGCGGCGGTGCGACGACGTTCGAAAAGCCCGACAGCGCGGCATTTTCCGCGTCACCGGTCGACCCGCCCGCCTTCGCCCTGCGAAAACCGGTGATCGCCGCGGTAAACGGGCACGCGATCGGCATCGGGCTGACCCTGGCGATGCAGGCCGACATCCGCCTGGTCGCAGACGCCGCCCGCTACGCCATTCCCCAGGTGCGCCTCGGCGTCGTGCCCGACGCGATGGCGCACTGGACCGTGGCCAAGGTCGCGGGGATGTCGGTCGCGGCCGACATCCTGTTGTCGGGACGGACTTTCGACGGCCCGGAAGCAGTGCGACTCGGCCTCGCCACCCGCTGCCTACCCGCCGCCGACGTGCTGCCCGCCGCTCTCGCGATGGCCGCCGACATGGCCGCAAATGTCGCGCCGATGTCCGCGGCTTTGAGCAAACGACTGCTGTGGGACACCGCGATCCACGGCTACGACCCCACCCGCGTCGCCGAGCTCGAAACCGAACTGCACCTGCGGGTCATGGGCACCCCCGACGCCGCGGAAGGAATGCGCGCCCGGCTCGGCCGCCG
- a CDS encoding TetR/AcrR family transcriptional regulator yields MTSETSPRPGRPRDADKDLAVLIAARQLLAEVGYPQTTIVAIAKRAGVNSPAIYRRWPTRQALLEEAIHGPGGHAPPEPTGDLRADLATWVRIFLARADSPAARAGVPGLLADSQTEEARRRLLAIGAPVRKAFAELLGGAVDDGRIAPGADAELVFEILAGTTTFHALSRGSEEAELFVSRMADALYALVAAGRTAEQ; encoded by the coding sequence ATGACCTCGGAGACCTCGCCGCGTCCCGGTCGGCCGCGTGATGCCGACAAAGACCTCGCCGTGCTCATCGCGGCACGGCAGTTGCTGGCCGAAGTGGGGTACCCGCAGACCACGATCGTGGCGATCGCCAAGCGTGCCGGCGTGAACTCGCCTGCGATCTATCGGCGCTGGCCGACTCGGCAGGCCCTGCTGGAGGAGGCCATTCACGGTCCGGGCGGGCACGCGCCGCCCGAGCCGACCGGGGACCTGCGGGCCGACCTGGCGACCTGGGTGCGGATCTTCCTCGCTCGCGCGGACAGTCCCGCCGCGCGAGCCGGAGTGCCGGGCCTGCTGGCCGATTCGCAGACGGAGGAGGCGCGGCGGCGGCTGCTGGCGATCGGGGCACCGGTGCGCAAGGCGTTCGCCGAGCTGCTCGGCGGCGCGGTCGACGACGGCCGGATCGCCCCCGGCGCCGATGCCGAACTCGTCTTCGAAATACTCGCGGGGACAACGACATTCCACGCGCTCTCGCGTGGCAGCGAGGAGGCCGAGCTGTTCGTGTCGAGAATGGCCGACGCGCTGTACGCGCTGGTGGCCGCGGGTAGGACGGCGGAACAATGA